One window from the genome of Gadus macrocephalus chromosome 7, ASM3116895v1 encodes:
- the LOC132461981 gene encoding UDP-glucuronosyltransferase 1A5-like produces MESNSARGISIFFRVFLMAFLITPPCNGGKILVFSLDGSHWINMKLMIEELHARGHSISVIRPSTSWYIEEVSHLYDSINIPQSKQFEGLIHGYLERIIKVQREGSSSLTLLKLIVQFLSMISEVHSIYCDMLAQIFEDPRLLQSLSEAQYDLVLTDPSIAFGVVLAKYLKLPTVLNVRWITSGDGHSIIAPSPLSYIPVPGSGLTDNMSFTERIKNVFFHGLIVFQEVFMIGPHYEAICDKYIEGGCDTSSLLQEADIWLFRSDFVFDFPRPTMPNVVYVGGFQCKPAQPLPADLEAFVESAGEHGVIIMTLGTFVGVLPDDIAEDIARVFAKMPQKVIWRHTGKIPSSLGNNTLIVDWMPQKDLLGHPQTKVFVAHGGTNGVLEAIYHGVPVLGIPLFFDQFDNLLRLQERGAGKIIMLADVNFHSFEQGLKEVLHQDSYSHSMQRLSVLHRDQPIPPMDHAIFWVEYVMRHKGAAHLRTQAYKMPWYSYYSIDVLVALSAAGTFFLLATFIMFRLLCCRGRTSKVKKH; encoded by the exons ATGGAGTCTAACTCTGCACGTGGAATATCCATATTCTTCCGTGTTTTTCTAATGGCTTTTCTTATCACCCCACCTTGTAATGGAGGTAAGATTCTGGTGTTTTCTTTGGATGGTAGTCACTGGATCAATATGAAGCTCATGATTGAGGAACTCCATGCCAGAGGACATAGCATCTCTGTGATCCGACCGTCAACGAGCTGGTACATTGAAGAGGTGTCCCATTTGTATGACTCCATCAATATCCCTCAATCCAAGCAATTTGAAGGTCTCATTCATGGATATTTAGAGAGGATTATAAAG GTACAGAGAGAAGGATCGTCGTCACTTACTCTCCTCAAACTCATTGTGCAGTTCCTATCAATGATCTCTGAGGTTCATTCCATATACTGTGATATGCTTGCTCAAATCTTTGAAGATCCAAGGCTTCTCCAGAGCCTATCAGAGGCCCAGTATGACCTGGTTCTGACTGACCCTTCTATCGCCTTCGGTGTCGTCCTCGCCAAGTATCTCAAGCTTCCTACGGTGCTCAACGTCCGCTGGATCACCAGCGGAGACGGCCATTCCATCATCGCCCCGTCGCCGCTGTCCTACATCCCTGTCCCGGGCTCGGGGCTAACAGACAACATGAGCTTCACGGAACGCATCAAGAACGTGTTTTTCCACGGCCTCATTGTTTTCCAGGAGGTGTTCATGATTGGGCCTCATTATGAAGCCATTTGTGACAAGTACATTGAGGGAGGGTGTGACACCAGCTCACTCCTCCAGGAAGCGGACATTTGGCTGTTCCGGTCTGACTTTGTGTTTGACTTTCCTCGACCCACCATGCCGAATGTGGTTTATGTAGGGGGCTTCCAGTGCAAGCCGGCCCAGCCCCTCCCAGCTGACCTTGAAGCGTTTGTTGAGAGTGCCGGGGAGCATGGAGTGATCATCATGACCCTGGGTACTTTTGTGGGTGTGTTACCAGATGACATCGCAGAGGATATTGCCAGGGTCTTTGCAAAGATGCCTCAAAAG GTCATTTGGAGGCACACTGGAAAAATACCATCTTCTTTGGGCAACAACACTCTGATCGTTGATTGGATGCCCCAGAAGGACCTCCTGGGACACCCTCAGACCAAGGTGTTTGTGGCTCACGGAGGTACCAATGGAGTCCTGGAGGCCATATACCATGGGGTCCCAGTGCTGGGCATACCCCTGTTCTTTGACCAGTTCGACAACCTGCTTCGTCTACAGGAGAGGGGAGCGGGAAAGATTATAATGCTGGCTGATGTTAACTTTCACAGCTTTGAGCAGGGACTCAAGGAAGTGCTACACCAAGACAGTTACAGTCACAGCATGCAGAGACTGTCCGTTCTGCACAGAGACCAGCCGATTCCTCCCATGGACCACGCCATCTTCTGGGTGGAGTACGTGATGCGCCACAAAGGTGCAGCCCACCTGCGTACACAGGCTTATAAGATGCCCTGGTACTCCTACTACTCTATAGATGTACTGGTGGCTCTGTCGGCTGCAGGGACCTTCTTTCTTCTTGCTACTTTTATCATGTTTAGGTTGTTATGCTGCAGAGGGAGAACATCCAAGGTCAAAAAACATTGA
- the LOC132461983 gene encoding UDP-glucuronosyltransferase 1A5-like: MGTMESNSACGISIFFSVFLMAFLITPPCNGGKILVFSLDGSHWINMKLMIEELHARGHSISVIRPSTSWYIDEVSHLYDSINIPQSKQFEGLIHGYLERIIKVQREGSSSLTLLKLTGQFLSMISEVHSIYCDMLAQIFEDPRLLQSLSEAQYDLVLTDPSIAFGVVLAKYLKLPTVLNVRWITSGDGHSIIAPSPLSYIPVLGSGLTDNMSFTERIKNVFFHGLIVFQEVFMIGPHYEAICDKYIEGGCDTSSLLQEADIWLFRSDFVFDFPRPTMPNVVYVGGFQCKPAQPLPADLEAFVESAGEHGVIIMTLGTFVGVLPDDIAEDIARVFAKMPQKVIWRHTGKIPSSLGNNTLIVDWMPQKDLLGHPQTKVFVAHGGTNGVLEAIYHGVPVLGIPLFFDQFDNLLRLQERGAGKIIMLADVNFHSFEQGLKEVLHQDSYSHNMQRLSVLHRDQPIPPMDHAIYWVEYVMRHKGAAHLRTQAYKMPWYSYYSIDVLVALSAAGTFFLLATFIMFRLLCCRGRTSKVKKH, translated from the exons ATGG GTACCATGGAGTCCAATTCTGCGTGTGGAATATCCATATTCTTCAGTGTTTTTCTAATGGCTTTTCTTATCACCCCACCTTGTAATGGAGGTAAGATTCTGGTGTTTTCTTTGGATGGTAGTCACTGGATCAATATGAAGCTCATGATTGAGGAACTCCATGCCAGAGGACATAGCATCTCTGTGATCCGACCGTCAACGAGCTGGTACATTGATGAGGTGTCCCATTTGTATGACTCCATCAATATCCCTCAATCCAAGCAATTTGAAGGTCTCATTCATGGATATTTAGAGAGGATTATAAAG GTACAGAGAGAAGGATCGTCGTCACTTACTCTCCTCAAACTCACTGGGCAGTTCCTATCAATGATCTCTGAGGTTCATTCCATATACTGTGATATGCTTGCTCAAATCTTTGAAGATCCAAGGCTTCTCCAGAGCCTATCAGAGGCCCAGTATGACCTGGTTCTGACTGACCCTTCTATCGCCTTCGGTGTCGTCCTCGCCAAGTATCTCAAGCTTCCTACGGTGCTCAACGTCCGCTGGATCACCAGTGGAGACGGCCATTCCATCATCGCCCCGTCGCCGCTGTCCTACATCCCTGTCCTGGGCTCGGGGCTAACAGACAACATGAGCTTCACGGAACGCATCAAGAACGTGTTTTTCCACGGCCTCATTGTTTTCCAGGAGGTGTTCATGATTGGGCCTCATTATGAAGCCATTTGTGACAAGTACATTGAGGGAGGGTGTGACACCAGCTCACTCCTCCAGGAAGCGGACATTTGGCTGTTCCGGTCTGACTTTGTGTTTGACTTTCCTCGACCCACCATGCCGAATGTGGTTTATGTAGGGGGCTTCCAGTGCAAGCCGGCCCAGCCCCTCCCAGCTGACCTTGAAGCGTTTGTTGAGAGTGCCGGGGAGCATGGAGTGATCATCATGACCCTGGGTACTTTTGTGGGTGTGTTACCAGATGACATCGCAGAGGATATTGCCAGGGTCTTTGCAAAGATGCCTCAAAAG GTCATTTGGAGGCACACTGGAAAAATACCATCTTCTTTGGGCAACAACACTCTGATCGTTGATTGGATGCCCCAGAAGGACCTCCTGGGACACCCTCAGACCAAGGTGTTTGTGGCTCACGGAGGTACCAATGGAGTCCTGGAGGCCATATACCATGGGGTCCCAGTGCTGGGCATACCCCTGTTCTTTGACCAGTTCGACAACCTGCTTCGTCTACAGGAGAGGGGAGCGGGAAAGATTATAATGCTGGCTGATGTTAACTTTCACAGCTTTGAGCAGGGACTCAAGGAAGTGCTCCACCAAGACAGTTACAGTCACAACATGCAGAGACTGTCCGTTCTGCACAGAGACCAGCCGATTCCTCCCATGGACCACGCCATCTACTGGGTGGAGTACGTGATGCGCCACAAAGGTGCAGCCCACCTGCGTACACAGGCTTATAAGATGCCCTGGTACTCCTACTACTCTATAGATGTACTGGTGGCTCTGTCGGCTGCAGGGACCTTCTTTCTTCTCGCTACTTTTATCATGTTTAGGTTGTTATGCTGCAGAGGGAGAACATCCAAGGTCAAAAAACATTGA
- the LOC132461982 gene encoding UDP-glucuronosyltransferase 1A5-like isoform X2, with product MESNSARGISMFFSVFLMAFLITPPCNGGKILVFSLDGSHWINMKLMIEELHARGHSISVIRPSKSWYIEEASPLYDSINIPQSKQFEDLIQGFLERYIKVQREGSSSHTFLKLTGQFLSMISEIHSMYCDMLAQIFEDPRLLQSLSEARYDLVLTDPAIASGVVLAKYLKLPTVLNVRWITSGDGHSIIAPSPLSYIPVPGSELTDNMSFTERIKNVFFHGLIVFQEVFMIGPHYEAICDKYIEGGCDTSSLLQEADIWLFRSDFVFDFPRPTMPNVVYVGGFQCKPAQPLPADLEAFVESAGEHGVIIMTLGTFVGALPDDIAEDIARVFAKMPQKVIWRHTGKIPSSLGNNTLIVDWMPQKDLLGHPQTKVFVAHGGTNGVQEAIYHGVPVLGIPLFFDQFDNLLRLQERGAGKIIRLADVNFHSFEQGLKEVLHQDSYSHNMQRLSGLHRDQPIPPMDHAIFWVEYVMRHKGAAHLRTQAYKMPWYSYYSIDVLVALSAAGTFFLLATFIMFRVLCCRGRTSKVKKN from the exons ATGGAGTCCAATTCTGCACGTGGAATATCCATGTTCTTCAGTGTTTTTCTAATGGCTTTTCTTATCACCCCACCGTGTAATGGAGGTAAGATTCTGGTGTTTTCTTTGGATGGTAGTCACTGGATCAATATGAAGCTCATGATTGAGGAACTCCATGCCAGAGGACATAGCATCTCTGTGATCCGACCGTCAAAAAGCTGGTACATTGAAGAGGCGTCCCCTTTGTATGACTCCATCAATATCCCTCAATCCAAGCAATTTGAAGATCTCATTCAAGGATTTTTAGAGAGGTATATAAAG GTACAGAGAGAAGGATCGTCGTCACATACGTTCCTCAAACTCACTGGGCAGTTCCTCTCAATGATCTCTGAGATTCATTCAATGTACTGTGATATGCTTGCTCAAATCTTTGAAGATCCAAGGCTTCTCCAGAGCCTATCAGAGGCCCGGTATGACCTGGTTCTGACCGACCCTGCTATCGCCTCAGGCGTCGTCCTCGCCAAGTATCTCAAGCTTCCTACGGTGCTCAACGTCCGCTGGATCACCAGTGGAGACGGCCATTCCATCATCGCCCCGTCGCCGCTGTCCTACATCCCTGTCCCGGGCTCGGAGCTAACAGACAACATGAGCTTTACGGAACGCATCAAGAACGTGTTTTTCCACGGCCTCATTGTTTTCCAGGAGGTGTTCATGATTGGGCCTCATTATGAAGCCATTTGTGACAAGTACATTGAGGGAGGGTGTGACACCAGCTCACTCCTCCAGGAAGCGGACATTTGGCTGTTCCGGTCTGACTTTGTGTTTGACTTTCCTCGACCCACCATGCCGAATGTGGTTTATGTAGGGGGCTTCCAGTGCAAGCCGGCCCAGCCCCTCCCAGCTGACCTTGAAGCGTTTGTTGAGAGTGCCGGGGAGCATGGAGTGATCATCATGACCCTGGGTACTTTTGTGGGTGCGTTACCAGATGACATCGCAGAGGATATTGCCAGGGTCTTTGCAAAGATGCCTCAAAAG GTCATTTGGAGGCACACTGGAAAAATACCATCTTCTTTGGGCAACAACACACTGATCGTTGATTGGATGCCCCAGAAGGACCTCCTGGGACACCCTCAGACCAAGGTGTTTGTGGCTCACGGAGGAACCAATGGAGTCCAGGAGGCCATATACCATGGAGTCCCAGTGCTGGGCATACCTCTGTTCTTTGACCAGTTCGACAACCTGCTTCGTCTACAGGAGAGGGGAGCGGGAAAGATTATAAGGCTGGCAGATGTTAACTTTCACAGCTTTGAGCAGGGACTCAAGGAAGTGCTCCACCAAGACAGTTACAGTCACAACATGCAGAGACTGTCCGGTCTGCACAGAGACCAGCCGATTCCTCCCATGGACCACGCCATCTTCTGGGTGGAGTACGTGATGCGCCACAAAGGTGCAGCCCACCTGCGTACACAGGCTTATAAGATGCCCTGGTACTCCTACTACTCTATAGATGTACTGGTGGCTCTGTCGGCTGCAGGGACCTTCTTTCTTCTCGCTACTTTTATCATGTTTAGGGTCTTATGCTGCAGAGGGAGAACATCCAAGGTCAAAAAAAATTGA
- the LOC132461982 gene encoding UDP-glucuronosyltransferase 1A5-like isoform X1, which translates to MGTMESNSARGISMFFSVFLMAFLITPPCNGGKILVFSLDGSHWINMKLMIEELHARGHSISVIRPSKSWYIEEASPLYDSINIPQSKQFEDLIQGFLERYIKVQREGSSSHTFLKLTGQFLSMISEIHSMYCDMLAQIFEDPRLLQSLSEARYDLVLTDPAIASGVVLAKYLKLPTVLNVRWITSGDGHSIIAPSPLSYIPVPGSELTDNMSFTERIKNVFFHGLIVFQEVFMIGPHYEAICDKYIEGGCDTSSLLQEADIWLFRSDFVFDFPRPTMPNVVYVGGFQCKPAQPLPADLEAFVESAGEHGVIIMTLGTFVGALPDDIAEDIARVFAKMPQKVIWRHTGKIPSSLGNNTLIVDWMPQKDLLGHPQTKVFVAHGGTNGVQEAIYHGVPVLGIPLFFDQFDNLLRLQERGAGKIIRLADVNFHSFEQGLKEVLHQDSYSHNMQRLSGLHRDQPIPPMDHAIFWVEYVMRHKGAAHLRTQAYKMPWYSYYSIDVLVALSAAGTFFLLATFIMFRVLCCRGRTSKVKKN; encoded by the exons ATGG GTACTATGGAGTCCAATTCTGCACGTGGAATATCCATGTTCTTCAGTGTTTTTCTAATGGCTTTTCTTATCACCCCACCGTGTAATGGAGGTAAGATTCTGGTGTTTTCTTTGGATGGTAGTCACTGGATCAATATGAAGCTCATGATTGAGGAACTCCATGCCAGAGGACATAGCATCTCTGTGATCCGACCGTCAAAAAGCTGGTACATTGAAGAGGCGTCCCCTTTGTATGACTCCATCAATATCCCTCAATCCAAGCAATTTGAAGATCTCATTCAAGGATTTTTAGAGAGGTATATAAAG GTACAGAGAGAAGGATCGTCGTCACATACGTTCCTCAAACTCACTGGGCAGTTCCTCTCAATGATCTCTGAGATTCATTCAATGTACTGTGATATGCTTGCTCAAATCTTTGAAGATCCAAGGCTTCTCCAGAGCCTATCAGAGGCCCGGTATGACCTGGTTCTGACCGACCCTGCTATCGCCTCAGGCGTCGTCCTCGCCAAGTATCTCAAGCTTCCTACGGTGCTCAACGTCCGCTGGATCACCAGTGGAGACGGCCATTCCATCATCGCCCCGTCGCCGCTGTCCTACATCCCTGTCCCGGGCTCGGAGCTAACAGACAACATGAGCTTTACGGAACGCATCAAGAACGTGTTTTTCCACGGCCTCATTGTTTTCCAGGAGGTGTTCATGATTGGGCCTCATTATGAAGCCATTTGTGACAAGTACATTGAGGGAGGGTGTGACACCAGCTCACTCCTCCAGGAAGCGGACATTTGGCTGTTCCGGTCTGACTTTGTGTTTGACTTTCCTCGACCCACCATGCCGAATGTGGTTTATGTAGGGGGCTTCCAGTGCAAGCCGGCCCAGCCCCTCCCAGCTGACCTTGAAGCGTTTGTTGAGAGTGCCGGGGAGCATGGAGTGATCATCATGACCCTGGGTACTTTTGTGGGTGCGTTACCAGATGACATCGCAGAGGATATTGCCAGGGTCTTTGCAAAGATGCCTCAAAAG GTCATTTGGAGGCACACTGGAAAAATACCATCTTCTTTGGGCAACAACACACTGATCGTTGATTGGATGCCCCAGAAGGACCTCCTGGGACACCCTCAGACCAAGGTGTTTGTGGCTCACGGAGGAACCAATGGAGTCCAGGAGGCCATATACCATGGAGTCCCAGTGCTGGGCATACCTCTGTTCTTTGACCAGTTCGACAACCTGCTTCGTCTACAGGAGAGGGGAGCGGGAAAGATTATAAGGCTGGCAGATGTTAACTTTCACAGCTTTGAGCAGGGACTCAAGGAAGTGCTCCACCAAGACAGTTACAGTCACAACATGCAGAGACTGTCCGGTCTGCACAGAGACCAGCCGATTCCTCCCATGGACCACGCCATCTTCTGGGTGGAGTACGTGATGCGCCACAAAGGTGCAGCCCACCTGCGTACACAGGCTTATAAGATGCCCTGGTACTCCTACTACTCTATAGATGTACTGGTGGCTCTGTCGGCTGCAGGGACCTTCTTTCTTCTCGCTACTTTTATCATGTTTAGGGTCTTATGCTGCAGAGGGAGAACATCCAAGGTCAAAAAAAATTGA